Proteins encoded within one genomic window of Nonomuraea gerenzanensis:
- a CDS encoding protein kinase family protein, translating into MEPEPLDFNSPEGDPVSWEVEAEPWQDPFERRVTHLASGTKLVQRRVPRAEGRDREYLYDLLENEARMGARLLSRLRRAYPPELPRLIGYSLDEEEPFVLHYDYRGEPVSRYFGALLISEQRTLQASLFRAVRILSACDIVHRRIEPATVRWDGATVQLTDLSHATLAGSRRLRMGEAPYACPAQRTGEGLAAPADDLWSAGMVIYRTVTGREIVDVPDLTATPALQPLKDVFSGSPPTAQEVLARLRMPDPMQSVAVERDLGLEEGRAAFDRAREARREAVPVPEHPTRAEPVFEQESRPMPRWARWLPLAVLLALLVVLWVVTR; encoded by the coding sequence ATGGAGCCTGAACCGCTGGACTTCAACTCCCCCGAAGGCGATCCGGTGAGCTGGGAGGTGGAGGCCGAGCCCTGGCAGGACCCGTTCGAGCGCCGGGTCACCCACCTGGCCTCCGGCACCAAGCTCGTGCAGCGGCGGGTGCCGCGCGCGGAGGGCCGCGACCGCGAGTACCTCTACGACCTGCTGGAGAACGAGGCCCGCATGGGCGCCAGGCTGCTCTCCCGGCTGCGCCGCGCCTACCCGCCCGAGCTGCCCCGCCTGATCGGCTACAGCCTCGACGAGGAGGAGCCGTTCGTCCTGCACTATGACTACCGGGGCGAGCCGGTCAGCCGCTACTTCGGCGCGCTGCTGATCAGCGAGCAGCGCACGCTGCAGGCGAGCCTCTTCCGCGCCGTGCGCATCCTGTCGGCCTGCGACATCGTGCACCGGCGCATCGAGCCCGCCACCGTGCGCTGGGACGGCGCCACCGTGCAGCTCACCGACCTCAGCCACGCCACGCTGGCCGGCTCGCGCCGGCTGCGGATGGGCGAGGCCCCCTACGCCTGCCCCGCCCAGCGCACGGGCGAGGGCCTCGCCGCCCCGGCCGACGACCTGTGGAGCGCGGGCATGGTGATCTACCGGACGGTCACCGGCCGCGAGATCGTCGACGTGCCCGACCTGACGGCCACCCCGGCCCTGCAACCGCTCAAGGACGTCTTCTCCGGCTCGCCACCGACGGCGCAGGAGGTGCTGGCCCGGCTGCGCATGCCCGACCCGATGCAGTCCGTCGCCGTCGAGCGCGACCTCGGGCTGGAGGAGGGCCGCGCCGCCTTCGACCGGGCGCGCGAGGCCAGGCGCGAGGCCGTCCCCGTCCCTGAGCATCCCACCAGGGCCGAGCCCGTTTTCGAGCAGGAGAGCAGGCCGATGCCCCGGTGGGCGCGCTGGCTGCCGCTGGCCGTCCTGCTCGCCCTGCTCGTCGTCCTCTGGGTGGTGACCCGGTGA
- a CDS encoding sensor histidine kinase gives MSSPPPLRTKLLRILLLPLVSMVTLWGFIAYSSVDEITTVSQIQNRWESIGAPVLQLIVELQKERQLSAQAPDGTATYKPLTEQRLVTDNQVKRLREIISTLDVDAVGETPAQVQAMVQALDGLQSLRASADGGVLAPALTIVEAYNNLIAVANQQFTDRDAMSDASAYQSVRGMTAYSTSAEYLWREHAVLTTTIVQRNMTPTDRAAFVAAMTARRLALANAERDASPELRAAYDRLVSSDAYKRVVAVEDELFSYDTGGPPPVSATTWRGDAETVLTQINRDTQTELVRAAVSGEAQKNGAYWRIGAVLLLGLTLVILSLWLSYRFGQSLIAELRRLQGSAVELAEERLPRLVERLRRGDDVDPATEAPGLDRAETAEVDRVVHAFSAVRRTAVEAAVGQATLRKGVAQVFLNLARRNQALLHRQLALLDTMERRADEPEVLEDLFKLDHLTTRMRRHAENLIILSGSSPARRWRDPVPLFDVVRAAVLEVEDYTRVTVAPMPSSPLLVGAAVTDVIHLVAELVENAAVFSPPNTTVQVRGVTAANGMALEVEDRGLGLNDATLNELNARLADVPEFDLADSDRLGLFVVARLAARHGIKIVLRRSPYDGTTAIVLLPATLLADAEPLALTAGTAAGSGTVTGSMTGSVTGSVAGSVTGSVTGAVNGRATRPVRGTWFEPDPAQNRTDPGFPQDFPPSGPVPDFPPSVPEFPPSLPMREPVQDDGPAPVSGTAFPPGSDLPDPDPVIRFGNGPATTSGPPTGWSVTVPPQEADEDLDGLPMRIPQASLAPQLRVDARPERRGAGGRSPEELAQLMSSMQRGWQEGRQQAKQEPDMWNRKDDQPDA, from the coding sequence ATGAGCTCGCCCCCGCCTCTTCGCACCAAGCTGCTCAGGATCCTCCTGCTTCCGCTGGTCTCCATGGTGACCCTCTGGGGCTTCATCGCCTACTCCAGCGTGGATGAGATCACCACCGTCTCGCAGATCCAGAACCGGTGGGAGTCCATCGGCGCCCCGGTGCTCCAGCTCATCGTGGAGTTACAGAAGGAGCGGCAGCTCTCGGCGCAGGCGCCGGACGGCACCGCGACCTACAAACCGCTGACCGAGCAGCGGCTCGTCACCGACAACCAGGTCAAGCGGCTGCGCGAGATCATCTCGACCCTCGACGTGGACGCGGTCGGCGAGACCCCGGCCCAGGTGCAGGCGATGGTGCAGGCCCTCGACGGGCTGCAGTCGCTGCGCGCCTCCGCCGACGGCGGCGTGCTGGCGCCCGCGCTGACGATCGTCGAGGCGTACAACAACCTCATCGCGGTGGCCAACCAGCAGTTCACCGACCGTGACGCGATGAGCGACGCCTCGGCCTACCAGTCCGTACGCGGTATGACGGCCTACAGCACCTCGGCCGAGTACCTGTGGCGGGAGCACGCCGTGCTCACCACCACGATCGTGCAGCGCAACATGACCCCGACCGACCGCGCGGCGTTCGTCGCCGCCATGACCGCCCGGCGGCTCGCGCTGGCCAACGCCGAGCGGGACGCCAGCCCCGAGCTGCGCGCGGCCTACGACCGGCTGGTGAGCAGCGACGCCTACAAGCGGGTGGTGGCGGTCGAGGACGAGCTGTTCTCCTACGACACCGGCGGGCCGCCGCCCGTGTCCGCCACCACGTGGCGCGGCGACGCCGAGACCGTGCTGACCCAGATCAACCGCGACACGCAGACCGAGCTGGTCCGCGCGGCGGTCTCGGGCGAGGCGCAGAAGAACGGCGCCTACTGGCGGATCGGGGCCGTGCTGCTGCTCGGCCTGACCCTGGTGATCCTGTCCCTGTGGCTGTCGTACCGGTTCGGCCAGTCGCTGATCGCCGAGCTGCGGCGGCTGCAGGGCTCGGCGGTGGAGCTGGCCGAGGAGCGGCTGCCCCGGCTGGTGGAACGGCTGCGCCGCGGCGACGACGTGGACCCGGCCACCGAGGCCCCCGGCCTCGACCGGGCCGAGACCGCCGAGGTGGACCGCGTCGTGCACGCCTTCTCCGCCGTACGCCGCACGGCGGTCGAGGCCGCCGTCGGCCAGGCGACGCTGCGCAAGGGCGTCGCCCAGGTCTTCCTCAACCTGGCCCGGCGCAACCAGGCCCTGCTGCACCGCCAGCTCGCGCTGCTGGACACCATGGAGCGGCGGGCCGACGAGCCGGAGGTCCTGGAGGACCTGTTCAAGCTCGACCACCTGACCACCCGCATGCGGCGGCACGCCGAGAACCTGATCATCCTGTCCGGCTCCTCCCCCGCGCGCCGCTGGCGCGACCCGGTGCCGCTGTTCGACGTGGTGCGCGCGGCGGTGCTGGAGGTCGAGGACTACACCCGCGTGACGGTCGCGCCGATGCCGAGCTCGCCGCTGCTGGTCGGCGCCGCCGTCACCGACGTGATCCACCTGGTCGCCGAGCTGGTGGAGAACGCCGCCGTGTTCTCCCCGCCCAACACGACCGTGCAGGTGCGCGGCGTGACGGCGGCCAACGGGATGGCGCTGGAGGTCGAGGACCGCGGTCTGGGACTGAACGACGCCACCCTGAACGAGCTCAACGCCCGGCTGGCCGACGTGCCCGAGTTCGACCTGGCCGACAGTGACCGGCTCGGGCTGTTCGTGGTGGCGCGGCTCGCGGCGCGGCACGGGATCAAGATCGTGCTGCGGCGGTCGCCGTACGACGGGACCACCGCGATCGTGCTGCTGCCCGCCACCCTGCTCGCCGACGCGGAGCCGCTGGCCCTCACCGCCGGGACCGCCGCCGGCTCCGGGACCGTGACCGGCTCCATGACCGGCTCCGTGACCGGCTCTGTGGCGGGCTCCGTGACCGGCTCCGTGACCGGTGCCGTGAACGGGCGCGCGACCCGGCCCGTACGCGGCACCTGGTTCGAACCCGACCCCGCCCAGAACAGGACCGATCCCGGCTTCCCGCAGGACTTCCCGCCTTCAGGACCGGTGCCGGACTTCCCACCGTCCGTGCCGGAGTTCCCGCCGTCGCTGCCCATGCGGGAGCCCGTGCAGGACGACGGCCCCGCGCCGGTGTCCGGGACGGCGTTCCCGCCGGGCAGCGACCTGCCGGACCCTGATCCGGTGATCAGGTTCGGGAACGGTCCTGCCACGACCTCCGGCCCGCCCACCGGCTGGAGCGTCACCGTGCCGCCCCAGGAGGCGGACGAGGATCTCGACGGGCTGCCCATGCGGATCCCGCAGGCCAGCCTCGCCCCCCAGCTGCGCGTGGACGCGCGGCCGGAGCGGCGCGGGGCCGGCGGGCGCTCGCCCGAAGAGCTCGCACAGCTCATGTCGTCCATGCAACGCGGCTGGCAGGAAGGTCGCCAGCAGGCGAAGCAGGAGCCCGACATGTGGAATCGAAAGGACGACCAACCCGATGCCTGA
- a CDS encoding aminotransferase class I/II-fold pyridoxal phosphate-dependent enzyme yields MLDAFDRCRLHDDFQPVTELGAYPYYRPVEERLATGEVLVGGRVLVSAGSNDYLGLSADPRLKDAACRAVRALGTGTSGSRLVNGSLALHETLEHRLAAFLGQEAAMVTPTGFLANLTLSALAGPRDTVLADQLIHASLIDSVRLSRARLRRYRHNDLEHLARLLAQCDPAAAGLIVTEGMFSTTGTLCDLPGIAGLARGHGARLVLDGAHDIGLLGQAGRGAAEHHGLEPAVDLHTMAFSKCFGTTGGAVAGPEQIIVYLRHHARSMVFSAALSPASTAAALAALDIIETEPERRHRALAAAVRLRDELASLGFGTGASQTTIIPVHVGDVVLCCRLWRELFEEGVFATAMVPPSVPDGQALIRVSTTALHTDAQLDRIAAAFAAAGRRLGLIP; encoded by the coding sequence ATGCTCGACGCGTTCGACAGATGCCGCCTCCATGACGACTTCCAGCCTGTGACCGAGCTGGGCGCCTACCCGTACTACCGCCCGGTCGAGGAGCGGCTGGCCACCGGCGAGGTGCTCGTCGGCGGGCGGGTGCTGGTGTCGGCCGGGTCCAACGACTACCTCGGCCTGTCGGCGGACCCGCGGCTCAAGGACGCGGCCTGCCGGGCCGTCCGGGCGCTCGGCACAGGCACCTCCGGGTCGCGCCTGGTCAACGGGTCGCTCGCGTTGCACGAGACGCTGGAGCACCGGCTCGCGGCGTTCCTCGGCCAGGAGGCCGCCATGGTGACGCCGACGGGCTTCCTGGCCAACCTCACGCTCAGCGCCCTCGCCGGGCCGCGCGACACCGTGCTGGCCGACCAGCTCATCCACGCCTCGCTCATCGACAGCGTCCGCCTGTCCCGCGCCCGCCTGCGCCGCTACCGGCACAACGACCTGGAGCACCTGGCGCGGCTGCTGGCGCAGTGCGATCCCGCCGCCGCCGGGCTGATCGTCACCGAGGGCATGTTCTCCACCACCGGTACGCTCTGCGACCTGCCGGGCATCGCCGGCCTGGCCCGCGGCCACGGCGCCCGCCTGGTCCTGGACGGCGCCCACGACATCGGCCTGCTCGGCCAGGCCGGCCGCGGCGCCGCCGAGCACCACGGGCTCGAACCGGCCGTGGACCTGCACACGATGGCCTTCTCCAAGTGCTTCGGCACGACCGGCGGCGCCGTGGCGGGGCCCGAGCAGATCATCGTCTACCTGCGGCATCACGCCCGGTCGATGGTGTTCTCCGCGGCGCTGTCACCGGCCAGCACGGCGGCGGCGCTGGCCGCCCTGGACATCATCGAGACCGAGCCGGAGCGCCGCCACCGGGCGCTGGCCGCCGCCGTCCGGCTCAGGGACGAGCTGGCGTCGCTGGGGTTCGGGACGGGCGCGTCGCAGACCACGATCATTCCCGTGCACGTGGGGGACGTGGTGCTGTGCTGCCGGTTGTGGCGGGAGCTGTTCGAGGAGGGGGTGTTCGCCACCGCCATGGTGCCGCCCAGCGTGCCCGACGGGCAGGCGCTGATCCGTGTCAGCACCACCGCCCTGCACACCGACGCGCAACTCGACCGCATCGCCGCCGCCTTCGCCGCCGCGGGGCGCCGGCTCGGGCTGATCCCCTAG
- a CDS encoding acyl-CoA dehydrogenase family protein translates to MSELLTGDLYAFESLLAEEERATLLRVREFLARKVVPIANECWVRAEFPVDLVKEYAELGIAGLAYPECPGPKPSGLLSGFLALEMARADPSMATFFGVHTGLAMGSIAACGSVEQRQRWLPGMSRMEQIGAFALTEPTGGSDVSGGMRTTARREGDTWVLDGAKRWIGNGTFADLVVVWARDVADGHVKGFVVEKGTPGFTATRIENKMALRTVQNADITLSGCRVPEDNRLRNADSFRDTARILRRTRSGVAWQAVGIMLAAYEIALRYAKEREQFGRPIAEFQLVQDLLVRMLGNATACLGMVVRLAQLQDDDVFRDEHSALAKAYCTSRMREVVGWARELLAGNGIILEYDIARFVADAEAIYSYEGTREINTLIVGRAVTGMSAFV, encoded by the coding sequence ATGTCTGAGCTGCTGACCGGAGATCTGTACGCGTTCGAGAGCCTGCTCGCCGAGGAGGAGCGCGCGACGTTGCTGCGCGTGCGGGAGTTCCTCGCGCGGAAGGTGGTGCCCATCGCCAACGAGTGCTGGGTGCGCGCGGAGTTCCCCGTCGATCTGGTGAAGGAGTACGCCGAGCTGGGCATCGCGGGCCTGGCCTACCCGGAGTGCCCGGGGCCGAAGCCGAGCGGGCTGCTGAGCGGCTTCCTGGCGCTGGAGATGGCCCGCGCGGACCCGTCGATGGCGACGTTCTTCGGCGTGCACACCGGCCTGGCCATGGGCAGCATCGCCGCCTGCGGCTCGGTGGAGCAGCGGCAGCGGTGGCTGCCCGGGATGAGCAGGATGGAGCAGATCGGGGCGTTCGCGCTCACCGAGCCGACCGGCGGCTCGGACGTGTCGGGCGGGATGCGGACCACGGCCAGACGCGAGGGCGACACGTGGGTGCTGGACGGAGCCAAGCGCTGGATCGGCAACGGCACGTTCGCCGACCTGGTCGTCGTCTGGGCCAGGGACGTGGCGGACGGGCACGTCAAGGGGTTCGTGGTGGAGAAGGGCACGCCCGGCTTCACCGCGACGCGGATCGAGAACAAGATGGCGCTGCGCACCGTGCAGAACGCCGACATCACGCTGTCCGGCTGCCGGGTCCCCGAGGACAACCGGCTGCGGAACGCCGACTCCTTCCGCGACACCGCCAGGATCCTGCGCAGGACCCGCAGCGGCGTGGCCTGGCAGGCGGTCGGCATCATGCTCGCCGCGTACGAGATCGCGCTGCGCTACGCCAAGGAGCGCGAGCAGTTCGGCCGGCCCATCGCCGAGTTCCAGCTCGTGCAGGACCTGCTGGTCAGGATGCTCGGCAACGCCACCGCCTGCCTGGGCATGGTGGTGCGGCTGGCGCAGCTTCAGGACGACGACGTCTTCCGGGACGAGCACTCGGCGCTGGCCAAGGCGTACTGCACGAGCCGGATGCGGGAGGTCGTCGGCTGGGCCCGCGAGCTGCTCGCGGGGAACGGGATCATCCTGGAGTACGACATCGCCAGGTTCGTCGCCGACGCCGAGGCGATCTACTCCTATGAGGGCACCCGGGAGATCAACACGTTGATCGTCGGCCGCGCGGTGACCGGAATGAGCGCCTTTGTCTGA